One genomic window of Streptomyces sp. NBC_01498 includes the following:
- a CDS encoding ROK family protein, which translates to MADTGPDGPADGGLSPDSRAVLRRWADEGGPLATRARVVLLAADGLRDAEISRRLGVSRQTVGSWRQRWTSAGIDGLEHRPRTGRPATVDEAEVVTRTLLAPGGSGASRAVARELGLSHATVAGIRRRWRLVPDEPVSPSVPTRPPLPGADVWVMGLYVDALRGVLLAGTRLNPGPPATAGTVIGADVLAGIDRSLDAALASTGAGTGGRTAQAGARTGGGHGTTGGTEFIVVRAIPDAAGRETACDGAASDRALAGYLAQASRRHPELALHAITLWDGAPDGAPAPADRSSQPPDGGTDVTLHQLPARSTWRTFLRAMIALDSTSHPESSRRVYLDLAAELERYASGRPDDPYRGVRWLRENVAGHLGTGAGGPAAGAVRGHTWSGVNQIDLGSFNECVVIETVRLSGTITRGEIAHRTGLTQQSVSRIARSLLDRGILIEDAQLRATSGKPRTPVRLRGAAAHALGIHIDPELLTAVVIDLDGAIVHTRTRSVSADTDPAEFVERVAALGRETLADAADTVRPEGFLGVGVAVPGPVDIASGTVLGPPLMSAWGDLPLLYLLKDHFPCPVIMEKDSTAAAAGERWIGRDRRARDFAYLYLGTGVGTGLYLNGDLYRGVSANAGEFGQLCAISLGRVDEDGRPEMMPECNPPVSVPELAARGGLRPAAAASGGTAAYRAVGRAAAAGDAAAVAAVREVARAVGRGALGLVDLLDIDLIVLGGPFFTDDVADFYLTEIARTVNEFPTARRLRRVEVEPSVLSAGAAAVGAASTIFHATFTPRLRGRESRARQPPTG; encoded by the coding sequence GTGGCTGACACCGGACCGGACGGGCCCGCCGACGGCGGGTTGTCGCCCGATTCGCGCGCCGTCCTGCGCCGCTGGGCGGACGAGGGCGGTCCGCTGGCGACGAGGGCGCGGGTGGTGCTGCTGGCGGCCGACGGGCTGCGTGACGCGGAGATCTCGCGCCGGCTGGGGGTGTCGCGGCAGACCGTGGGGAGCTGGCGTCAGCGCTGGACGAGCGCGGGCATCGACGGTCTGGAGCACCGGCCGCGCACCGGCCGGCCGGCCACGGTCGACGAGGCCGAGGTCGTCACGCGGACGCTGCTCGCCCCCGGCGGCAGCGGCGCGTCACGGGCGGTGGCACGGGAGTTGGGGCTCTCGCACGCGACGGTCGCCGGTATCCGCCGCCGCTGGCGGCTGGTCCCGGACGAGCCGGTGTCCCCTTCCGTTCCGACCCGGCCACCGCTGCCGGGCGCCGACGTGTGGGTGATGGGCCTGTACGTGGACGCCCTGCGCGGTGTGCTGCTGGCGGGCACCCGGCTGAACCCGGGCCCTCCGGCGACGGCGGGCACGGTGATCGGCGCGGACGTCCTGGCGGGCATCGACCGCTCCCTTGACGCGGCCCTGGCGTCGACAGGGGCCGGGACGGGCGGGCGTACGGCGCAGGCGGGAGCCCGCACGGGCGGGGGTCACGGCACCACGGGGGGAACCGAGTTCATCGTCGTCCGGGCAATCCCGGACGCCGCCGGGCGCGAAACGGCCTGTGACGGCGCCGCGTCCGACCGTGCGCTGGCCGGGTATCTCGCACAGGCGAGCCGACGGCACCCGGAACTCGCGCTGCACGCGATCACCTTGTGGGACGGCGCCCCCGACGGTGCTCCCGCCCCGGCCGACCGGTCCTCCCAACCTCCCGACGGTGGAACGGACGTGACGCTCCATCAGCTGCCCGCCCGGTCCACCTGGCGGACGTTCCTGCGGGCCATGATCGCTCTCGACAGCACCAGTCATCCGGAGTCCTCGCGGCGCGTCTATCTGGATCTGGCCGCCGAGTTGGAGCGGTACGCGTCGGGCCGGCCCGACGACCCGTACCGGGGGGTGCGCTGGCTGCGCGAGAACGTGGCCGGTCATCTGGGCACCGGCGCCGGTGGCCCGGCGGCCGGCGCCGTACGCGGCCACACCTGGAGCGGCGTCAACCAGATCGACCTGGGGTCGTTCAACGAGTGCGTGGTCATCGAAACCGTCCGGCTCTCCGGCACCATCACACGCGGCGAGATCGCCCACCGCACCGGCCTGACCCAGCAGTCCGTGTCCCGTATCGCGCGTTCCCTGCTCGACCGGGGCATCCTGATCGAGGACGCGCAGCTGCGCGCCACCTCGGGCAAGCCGCGTACGCCGGTACGGCTGCGCGGCGCCGCCGCCCACGCGCTGGGCATCCATATCGACCCCGAGCTGCTGACGGCGGTGGTGATCGACCTGGACGGGGCGATCGTCCACACCCGCACCCGGTCCGTCAGCGCGGACACCGACCCGGCGGAGTTCGTGGAGCGGGTGGCCGCGCTGGGCCGCGAGACGCTGGCCGACGCGGCGGACACCGTACGGCCCGAGGGGTTCCTCGGCGTCGGGGTCGCGGTGCCGGGCCCGGTGGACATCGCGTCCGGGACCGTGCTCGGCCCGCCCCTGATGTCCGCGTGGGGCGATCTGCCGCTGCTGTATCTGCTGAAGGACCACTTCCCGTGCCCGGTCATCATGGAGAAGGACTCCACGGCCGCGGCGGCGGGCGAGCGCTGGATCGGCCGGGACCGGCGGGCGAGGGACTTCGCGTACCTCTACCTCGGTACGGGCGTCGGCACCGGCCTCTATCTGAACGGTGACCTCTACCGGGGTGTGAGCGCGAACGCGGGCGAGTTCGGGCAGCTCTGCGCGATCTCCCTGGGCCGGGTGGACGAGGACGGCCGTCCGGAGATGATGCCCGAGTGCAATCCGCCGGTGTCCGTGCCGGAGCTGGCGGCACGCGGCGGGCTGCGCCCGGCGGCCGCGGCGAGCGGCGGCACCGCCGCGTACCGGGCGGTGGGCCGGGCCGCGGCGGCGGGTGACGCGGCGGCGGTCGCGGCCGTACGGGAGGTGGCGCGGGCGGTCGGACGGGGCGCGCTGGGGCTGGTCGACCTGCTGGACATCGATCTGATCGTCCTCGGCGGGCCGTTCTTCACGGACGACGTGGCGGATTTCTACCTCACGGAGATCGCCCGCACGGTCAACGAGTTCCCGACCGCCCGGCGGCTGCGCCGGGTCGAGGTGGAACCGTCCGTGCTGAGCGCGGGGGCCGCCGCCGTCGGGGCCGCGTCCACGATCTTCCACGCGACGTTCACGCCGAGACTGCGGGGGCGGGAGAGCCGGGCGCGGCAGCCGCCCACCGGCTGA
- a CDS encoding DUF5134 domain-containing protein — MHGPATAGWLVVALCVAAGTCCALRLRRPARGGRGTAGGEALMGFGMAAMAVPATAVTPPSWAWTAYAAVFGAGALRALGPARRASHHLHHLVGMLAMVYMSVSMALLPGGTHATHAGDGPGSAGGTPLATGVLLIYYAGYVLWTGARLLPLQPVPERDGAGGGGHRTGVLAKEGGGAATAVPPGRGTGTVTEALPDTVGGDPDDAELTLACRLSMGIAMLAMLLTL; from the coding sequence GTGCACGGACCGGCGACCGCCGGCTGGCTGGTCGTGGCGCTCTGCGTGGCGGCCGGGACCTGTTGCGCCCTGCGGCTGCGCCGTCCCGCGCGCGGGGGACGCGGCACGGCGGGCGGCGAGGCACTGATGGGGTTCGGGATGGCGGCGATGGCCGTGCCCGCGACGGCGGTCACACCGCCGAGCTGGGCGTGGACGGCGTACGCGGCGGTCTTCGGCGCCGGCGCGCTGCGGGCGCTGGGCCCGGCCCGGCGGGCGTCGCACCATCTGCACCACCTCGTGGGGATGCTGGCGATGGTCTACATGTCGGTGTCGATGGCCCTGCTCCCCGGCGGCACGCACGCCACGCACGCCGGGGACGGTCCGGGAAGCGCGGGAGGCACCCCCCTGGCGACGGGCGTCCTGCTGATCTACTACGCGGGCTACGTGCTGTGGACGGGCGCGCGGCTGCTCCCGTTGCAGCCCGTGCCCGAGCGGGACGGCGCGGGCGGGGGCGGGCACAGGACGGGTGTCCTCGCGAAGGAGGGCGGCGGGGCGGCGACCGCGGTGCCTCCCGGCCGGGGCACCGGGACGGTGACGGAAGCGCTGCCGGACACCGTGGGCGGTGATCCGGACGACGCCGAGCTGACGCTCGCCTGCCGCCTCTCCATGGGCATCGCCATGCTCGCGATGCTGCTCACCCTCTGA
- a CDS encoding glycoside hydrolase family 71/99-like protein, with product MSISRRAVIASALAGTAAAGGVLGSQQAGAAPVPRSRAQAAPLASPPGDVVGKITVGYQGWFACKGDGSPIDSWWHWSQNAGQPPSLGNTTIKSWPDMREYTRTFPTAYPNLNNGQPATLFSSHDQQTVDTHFRWMRENNCDTAALQRFNPMGGEGPTRDAMARKVRQSAEANGRKFYIMYDVSDWRAMQSEIKQDWTNKMRAYTSSGAYAKQNGKPVVCIWGFGFADNQRPFAPAECLDVVNWFKAQGCYVIGGVPTHWRTGVSDSRPGFSGVYHAFNMISPWMVGRMGTVAQADQFYRDVNTPDQADCNAHGIDYQPCVMPGDLQSRHRAHGDFMWRQFYNMCRLNVAGIYISMFDEYNEGNQIAKTAENGSQVPSGSGIWALDEDGTPCSSDYYLRLTGDGGRMLKKQIALTATRPTPTR from the coding sequence ATGAGTATTTCAAGACGCGCCGTCATCGCATCGGCGCTGGCCGGTACCGCAGCGGCCGGCGGAGTCCTCGGCAGCCAGCAGGCGGGCGCCGCGCCCGTACCGCGAAGCAGGGCACAAGCGGCACCGCTCGCCAGTCCCCCCGGCGACGTGGTCGGCAAGATCACCGTCGGGTACCAGGGCTGGTTCGCCTGCAAGGGCGACGGTTCACCCATCGACAGCTGGTGGCACTGGAGCCAGAACGCCGGCCAGCCCCCGTCGCTCGGCAATACGACCATCAAGTCGTGGCCGGACATGCGGGAGTACACCCGCACATTCCCCACCGCGTATCCGAATCTGAACAATGGCCAGCCGGCCACGCTGTTCTCGTCGCACGACCAGCAGACCGTCGACACGCACTTCCGCTGGATGCGGGAGAACAACTGCGACACCGCCGCGCTCCAGCGGTTCAATCCCATGGGCGGCGAAGGCCCGACCCGGGACGCGATGGCACGCAAGGTACGCCAGTCGGCGGAGGCCAACGGCCGTAAGTTCTACATCATGTACGACGTCTCCGACTGGCGCGCCATGCAGTCGGAGATCAAGCAGGACTGGACGAACAAGATGAGGGCGTACACGTCGTCCGGCGCGTACGCGAAGCAGAACGGCAAGCCCGTCGTCTGCATCTGGGGCTTCGGCTTCGCCGACAACCAGCGCCCGTTCGCCCCCGCGGAGTGCCTGGACGTCGTCAACTGGTTCAAGGCCCAGGGCTGTTACGTGATCGGCGGGGTGCCGACGCACTGGCGCACCGGGGTCAGCGACTCCCGGCCCGGCTTCTCCGGCGTCTACCACGCGTTCAACATGATCTCGCCGTGGATGGTGGGGCGGATGGGCACCGTCGCCCAGGCCGACCAGTTCTACCGGGACGTCAACACCCCCGACCAGGCCGACTGCAACGCCCACGGGATCGACTACCAGCCCTGTGTGATGCCGGGGGACCTCCAGTCCCGGCACCGCGCGCACGGCGACTTCATGTGGCGGCAGTTCTACAACATGTGCCGGCTGAACGTCGCGGGGATCTACATCTCCATGTTCGACGAGTACAACGAGGGCAACCAGATCGCCAAGACCGCCGAGAACGGGTCGCAGGTTCCGTCCGGATCCGGCATCTGGGCGCTGGACGAGGACGGCACCCCGTGCTCCTCGGACTACTACCTGCGGCTCACCGGCGACGGCGGGCGCATGCTGAAGAAGCAGATCGCGCTCACCGCGACCCGGCCGACGCCGACCCGGTGA